One Lagenorhynchus albirostris chromosome 8, mLagAlb1.1, whole genome shotgun sequence genomic region harbors:
- the LOC132524289 gene encoding zinc finger protein 396-like: protein MSAKLRETSKLLPQTSGDPDCILVMKVEEGGQASNMVSSRHWSSYYSSETYRQWFRQFDYQESSGPREALSQLRELCCQWLRPEVHSKEQILELLVLEQFLAMLPEELQAWFEENQPESGEEAVVMLEELEKEHDRAAEQVSLGRNEDMLAKKLSTCEITQETPRSQLKPTKKQLQWALKDHHTLRQNDRDTGTINVKSASRRKASSGKELHHKVSNTLQTNASQSFTFRGTCEQDRKFERRQGNRNRKKQHKCNECGKVFTQCSALNLHQRIHSGEKPYTCDVCAKAFSRSAILIQHRRTHTDSKYENRIEETQKNMYLKT from the exons ATGTCTGCAAAATTGAGAGAGACATCAAAACTCCTTCCACAAACTTCAGGGGACCCTGACTGCATTCTGGTAATGAAGGTGGAAGAGGGAGGGCAGGCCTCTAATATGGTCTCCAGCCGCCACTGGAGCAGCTACTACAGCTCAGAGACCTACCGCCAGTGGTTCAGGCAGTTTGACTACCAAGAGTCATCTGGGCCCCGGGAGGCTCTGAGCCAGCTCCGCGAGCTGTGCTGTCAGTGGCTGAGGCCGGAGGTGCATAGCAAGGAGCAGATCCTGGAGCTGCTGGTGCTGGAGCAGTTCCTGGCCATGTTGCCTGAGGAGCTGCAGGCCTGGTTTGAAGAGAACCAACCAGAGAGTGGAGAGGAAGCCGTGGTGATGCTGGAGGAGCTGGAGAAAGAGCATGACAGGGCGGCTGAACAGGTCTCTCTTGGACGAAATGAGGACATGCTTGCAAAGAAGCTATCAACTTGTGAAATCACTCAGGAGACACCACGTAGCCAGCTTAAGCCCACAAAAAAGCAACTGCAGTGGGCATTGAAGGATCATCACACCTTAAGACAAAATGATAGAGACACCGGAACTATAAATGTGAAATCAGCTTCAAGGCGAAAGGCTTCTTCAGGCAAAGAACTGCATCACAAAGTTTCTAACACTCTTCAAACGAATGCTTCCCAGAGTTTCACATTTAGAGGAACCtgtgaacaagatagaaagtttGAAAGAAGACAGGGAAACCGTAATCGAAAAAAACAACACAagtgtaatgaatgtgggaaagtcTTTACTCAGTGCTCAGCCCTTAATCTACATCAGAGGATCCACagtggagagaaaccttataCATGTGACGTGTGTGCAAAGGCTTTCAGCCGAAGTGCAATCCTGATTCAACATCGAAGAACCCACA CCGATTCAAAATATGAGAATAGGATTGAGGAGACCCAAAAGAATATGTACCTCAAGACCTAA